The genome window CCGGCATCTTTCGCCGACGGATGTGGTTCTTCCTGATCCCGGCCGTCCTGGGCCTGTTGATCTCGGGCATTCTCGCCCTCAGCCTGCCGCCGGAATACGAAGGCGTCGCGACGGTCACCGTCGAGCCGCAGGTGATTCCGAAGGACCTCGCACCGTCGACGATCGAGGCCAAGACCGAGAACCGTTACGAGAACCTGAAGCTGCAGCTGCTCGCGCGCGACAGCCTCTCGTCGATCATCACCGACTTCAAGCTGTACGAGAACTCGAAGGACTCACGCGAGGACCAGGTCGAGTCTCTGCGCAAGCAGATCTCACTCGATCCGCTGCCGCCCGCGATCGTGGACCCGCGCAAGCCGGTCGAGCTGAACTCGTTCAAGATCTCGTTCCGGCACCGCAACCCGAAGACCGCGGCCGAGGTCGCGAACCGGCTGGCGCGTGACTTCATCTCCGCGAACTTGCGCGATCGCACCGCCCTCGCGGAGAGCACCACCGAGTTCTTCGAGCAGCAGCTGCAGAAGGCGCGCGCCGACCTGGCCGACATCGCGCGCCAGGTGAGTGACTACAAGGAGAACTACCAGGGCGAGCTGCCGGAGCAGCTGTCACTCAACCGCGAGAGACTCGAGCGCAACCGCATCGACCTCGCGACCACCGAGTCCAAGGCCGAGGGCGCGCGCGATCAGGTGCGCCTGCTCACCCAGCAGCTCCAGGAGTACCGCACCGCGGCCGCCAACGATCAGACCGACCCGTCGGTGCGCAAGAGCGCGCTCGAGCTCGAGCTGAACCGCATGCTGTCGGCGGGCAAGACCGAGAAGTACCCCGACGTGGTGCGCACGCGCGCCGAGATCGCGGCGCTGGAGCAGATGATCGCCGCCCGCCAGGACCAGCCGGTCACCGCGGCGCAGTCGCGCGAAGAGATCGCCATGCGCGACAAGCTGCGCGACTACGAGGTCGAGCAGAGCGTGCTCTCGGGCGAGATCGAGCGGCTGAAGGCCGACATCGCGGAGTACGAGCAGCGCATCGAGAACACCCCCCGGCG of Myxococcota bacterium contains these proteins:
- a CDS encoding Wzz/FepE/Etk N-terminal domain-containing protein — its product is MTARDIRNETGVSLGDLAGIFRRRMWFFLIPAVLGLLISGILALSLPPEYEGVATVTVEPQVIPKDLAPSTIEAKTENRYENLKLQLLARDSLSSIITDFKLYENSKDSREDQVESLRKQISLDPLPPAIVDPRKPVELNSFKISFRHRNPKTAAEVANRLARDFISANLRDRTALAESTTEFFEQQLQKARADLADIARQVSDYKENYQGELPEQLSLNRERLERNRIDLATTESKAEGARDQVRLLTQQLQEYRTAAANDQTDPSVRKSALELELNRMLSAGKTEKYPDVVRTRAEIAALEQMIAARQDQPVTAAQSREEIAMRDKLRDYEVEQSVLSGEIERLKADIAEYEQRIENTPRRAAELDHLEAQYKNITEAIRTLQLKKVDADIGRTMETTSKGERFRVVESAELPTSPISPNRPVWFIAGTLIGMLIGLGALVVREMSDQSYHSVVDLQNSLGLPVLAAVPVLDNGNGGERRRLLWWSRV